The DNA segment GCATCTCGGTGCTTTTACGAAGTTTTATTGCCTTTTGAACATTTTCGATAAACTTTTCACCACTCCGAGATAGTAAGACACCCTCATAGCCTTGACACTCCCTTAAATCCTTTGTGCACACCGTCGGTAACCCCATCGCCATGTACTCAAAAAGTTTAACGGGTGAGGTTGATTTGGCTATTTCGCCTTCTACAAATGGGATAATCGCGGCATCGAAAAAGGAAGAATAATTGGGTAATTCGGCATACTGTTTTGGACCCAAATAATGAACGTTGTCGCGAATTGTAAGATATTGTAACCCACCATTATAGTCAACACCTATAAATACAAATTCTACTTCTGATAACTCGAGGGTCATTTTATTTATGAGAGCGTAGTCTAGCCATGGAGCCACCGCACCATAGTATCCAACAATACTCTTACCCGAATCAACTATCTCCTTTAAATCATTAGGGACAGGAGCCTTTCCCGACTTTGTATGGTCAAAATGTGTAGAATCAACTGCATTTTCGTTAAGCAGAAGCTTGTCTGTAGGAAACCTCTCTTCTAGCTGTCCGTAAAGCTTTTTTGCAGAGGCAAGAAGGAAGGACGGATGTAGTTCCTCTAGTCTATCAAATACCTCGCGCTGGAGCGTAAGATCGCCACTAATGGTCTCGTCGAGTTCATCAATGTACTCATATATCAAATTGAATCCCTTATTAACTATACTTTGCAACTTAGCAAACGACTTTGGATAGCCTGCTGGAAAGAGATAAAAGAGATTGACCTTATCTCGTACTGGCGAGAGGGCATCGATACACCAGTCACCGCCAACAAGTATTAGCTCGGGTGAAATGATTCTGTAACCCTCTAGCTCTGGATCCTGATAGATGACTAGGTAACCCAATTTCGAAAGATTCTCTGCAAGGTGGTGGGGCCGCTGCCTCATAATGTTATCCCATGGCATACCACAGTAAACAATGACTGCCTTATGTTCAGTGGCCTTCATTCTTAGAGTCTTAGCAAATCTCACTATCTCTAGCCGATCTTTCAGTTTGCCTACATATTGCGGCGTGTGCTTCACGGCACGGACGGATCGATAAAGACTTTTGGCAACATAGCGTTGAGGGCTCCCCTTTGGCATCACTTTTCCGACAGTATTAGCTAGTTTGTTTGCCACCCGTTGTCGTTTCGAGTTCGTTATCCGCCATAACTCATCGAGCTGCTCTTTTTGAGTACTGTTCTCGCGCTGCAGTCTCTCAATTTCCCCGTCTTGAGCAATTTTTTTCGTGATTACTGATTCAATAGCCCCCTGAAGCTCATGGAGGTAGTTCATTGAATAACTAGCGACTCCTTGTACGGCCTGCTCGGCGCTTGGGATCTCTTCGGTTTGTCTTGCGAAGATAACTAGTATTTGACTTCCAGCCCAGTACGTTGGCTGTCTCCTTGATACGTCGACTGCGGCAATATGAACAACTCTCCACTCGTCACTACGATGGTTAAAGAAGTCATCTGTAAAGAAACTGGCGAAGTGTTCTGGGATTCTTTTGTCTACAGGCTCCCGATACGGCACCTGTACAACAAAATATTTTGAAGCGTACTGTGATATTTTCGCAAATGTTGCCCATGGATCCTCGAAATGCTCAAAAATGTTTGAGGCATATATCACATCAAACTGTTTAGAATATTTCTCTGTAATTAAATCGACCGCATCAAATTTAATTTTTGGATATTTTTTTGCAGCTGACTTGATAGCGTTATCTGAAAAATCAATACCATAGATCTTGCTATTAGGGAGAAAAGAGCGAACCACCTCAGTACCGTCACCCTCCGCACACCCCCAGTCACATACTGATAGATTGCCGTTATTGACATGATCTACGAACCACTTGGGCAGGAGTTCCCGTGTGATATCTGCGAAAAAGATACTCTGCTTATCACCCTGCTCATCGTCCCAGTTTCCAGTGAAACGTTTATCCCAATACTTCTCGCTGTTAACGCTATTTTGATCGATCATGTGCGTTACCTCCAATTGTTGCCTCAAGTTCTTGTATTCTCTTTTCAAGCTCCTGTAGTCGTAGTTTATTGTCAGCAAGTGCGACTCCAACTGACCTGATTACTTTATCGACATGGTATTCTGTCACATTACTTTTACGTTCAAGCAGTTTATTATACCTCTCAATATCACCATAATACTGGGATATGAAAGAATGAATATCGTCTGTTCCCGCTAATCTTGCGACTACGTACTTCATGCCTTTTTTGACACGTCGCGGAGTTATTTTCGAAATAGACCGGAGAGAGCTCCTCGCAATTTTTTTTATCTCACTCATCTCCTTCTATTATCACCCATCTCTATCGCCATAGCAAGTAGGTGATGGATTGAATAGTACTCTTTTCCAGAAGGATCGAAGCGCTCCATTCGTTGAGGTCCGTCGGGAAATGCACGATATTCATCGTGTAATATATCAACGAGTTGCTGATGTTGCTTATCTCTATCAACAGACACATGATAATCTGCTGGCTCCTCGGAGAATGCTGCATACTCAGAGACGACAGTCTTACAACCGGCCGCATTGGCTTTCGTTAGTGGCCCCGAAGATTCACCACACGACGGAAATCGGAGTGACATAAAAAGCGATGTTTCGGCTATCATTCTATCCATATCACCATTAGATACATACCCATACAGTATTATGGCATTACTTGATGACTTATCTTTGACGTAAGCAGCAATATCATAGTCTGGATTACTTTTCCCAACAATACGTAGCTCTACTTTTTTCTTACCGCTACTATTAAGGCCTTGGTAAAACTCATCAAACGCATCTATTATTTCTGTGATTTGTTTTGAGGGGTTCATCCAACCAAATACACCCACCGAGAACTTACTCTTTTTTGTAGTCGAGATTGCCCCGCGAGAAATCATTTCAGGTGCATGACTAATTACCATATACTGCGGCTCATTCTTCCGACGTGATATGTAAGTAGCGCTTCTCTCACTACAGTATTTTGCAAGCGCATACTGTGAATGGAAAGCGATGATATCGCTCTGTTCATACACATGTGTAGCAGCGAGTGTTGAGTAGGGGAATATATTATCTGATCTACCTTCCCTATTCTGTTTCACGATCCATTCCACATCAGACCCAAAATCATACGCAGCAAAATATTTTAGGTCGTCCGGTATATAGCCATACTGGCGCAATGTACACATCGCCTCGATATTCATCCACATGGCAGGCTCATGAACTACACTCACTGCAAGTCCGTTGTTTGCGAGGTGATGATGTAGTGACCTATGGATGTAGCGATGATACTCGTTATTGGCCAGGAAATAGATTGTTATGTCATCTGCCGTGCGTTTCACCTGCCGATAGTCGATCACTTGATATCCTCGATACTCATTCACCCCTTGATCGAATAAGTCACTATCAATTACTAG comes from the Candidatus Saccharimonas aalborgensis genome and includes:
- a CDS encoding glycosyltransferase family protein, which encodes MMGSIYFYTPIEPLQTGTAHYIDLVLNLLEKSPSKTSIILVIDSDLFDQGVNEYRGYQVIDYRQVKRTADDITIYFLANNEYHRYIHRSLHHHLANNGLAVSVVHEPAMWMNIEAMCTLRQYGYIPDDLKYFAAYDFGSDVEWIVKQNREGRSDNIFPYSTLAATHVYEQSDIIAFHSQYALAKYCSERSATYISRRKNEPQYMVISHAPEMISRGAISTTKKSKFSVGVFGWMNPSKQITEIIDAFDEFYQGLNSSGKKKVELRIVGKSNPDYDIAAYVKDKSSSNAIILYGYVSNGDMDRMIAETSLFMSLRFPSCGESSGPLTKANAAGCKTVVSEYAAFSEEPADYHVSVDRDKQHQQLVDILHDEYRAFPDGPQRMERFDPSGKEYYSIHHLLAMAIEMGDNRRR
- a CDS encoding methyltransferase domain-containing protein is translated as MIDQNSVNSEKYWDKRFTGNWDDEQGDKQSIFFADITRELLPKWFVDHVNNGNLSVCDWGCAEGDGTEVVRSFLPNSKIYGIDFSDNAIKSAAKKYPKIKFDAVDLITEKYSKQFDVIYASNIFEHFEDPWATFAKISQYASKYFVVQVPYREPVDKRIPEHFASFFTDDFFNHRSDEWRVVHIAAVDVSRRQPTYWAGSQILVIFARQTEEIPSAEQAVQGVASYSMNYLHELQGAIESVITKKIAQDGEIERLQRENSTQKEQLDELWRITNSKRQRVANKLANTVGKVMPKGSPQRYVAKSLYRSVRAVKHTPQYVGKLKDRLEIVRFAKTLRMKATEHKAVIVYCGMPWDNIMRQRPHHLAENLSKLGYLVIYQDPELEGYRIISPELILVGGDWCIDALSPVRDKVNLFYLFPAGYPKSFAKLQSIVNKGFNLIYEYIDELDETISGDLTLQREVFDRLEELHPSFLLASAKKLYGQLEERFPTDKLLLNENAVDSTHFDHTKSGKAPVPNDLKEIVDSGKSIVGYYGAVAPWLDYALINKMTLELSEVEFVFIGVDYNGGLQYLTIRDNVHYLGPKQYAELPNYSSFFDAAIIPFVEGEIAKSTSPVKLFEYMAMGLPTVCTKDLRECQGYEGVLLSRSGEKFIENVQKAIKLRKSTEMRNTLYTQANNNTWVARAKSIDKLIMRHYKKAR